The segment CCGATCGAGCTGGACTTTATTGAGCAACGCGTTGTGGTCAAGAATTTGTGCAACGTCATGTCTGCACCCTACAGCGTTGAAGGCCAGCGCCTGAACGTACAACGCGCAATGAGCACACTGCGCGCGTGCAATGACAACCAGCTCATGATGCTGGAACAAAAAGTCGCCCGGATCCTACCCACGACCAAACAGTGGAATGTGCAATTTGGTGAAACCGCGCAAGAGCAACCCCGACTCACCGTTCAGTTCATCGACGGAACACGCTTTCAGTTCAGCGGCAAGCCAACTGCGCAAACCCAGTACGGCAGCGCTCCTGAACGCATTTTTCTGGAAGTAGCCCCGCAGCGCAAAGCCTGCAGCCACGGCGTCATCAAAGACTACCAGTGCCTGCAAGTTCGCGAGATTCGGTACGCTGAAAACGGCGTCAAAACCCATACCGGCCAGTGGGAAAATTTCTACAGCGAAATTGATGGCTACAAGCACGAAGCCGGTGTAAGCAATGTGCTGCGCATTAACCGTTTCAAGCGCCAGAACATGCCTGCAGATGCATCGAGCTATGCCTATGTGCTGGACATGGTGGTTTCTTCAGCGATTGTAGAAAAGCGAAAATAGGCTTTCCGACAGACCTCGCCCCTTAGAAAAGGGGCGTTCTTAGCGGTGAACAAAATCTCGGT is part of the Comamonas sp. Y33R10-2 genome and harbors:
- a CDS encoding META and DUF4377 domain-containing protein — protein: MKFRWNWCLPLVASMTLAACGTTSGGGTSKTGPNGPAGDAASLTAYHWKLQQAFTPAGTADQTWFLSANQTPIELDFIEQRVVVKNLCNVMSAPYSVEGQRLNVQRAMSTLRACNDNQLMMLEQKVARILPTTKQWNVQFGETAQEQPRLTVQFIDGTRFQFSGKPTAQTQYGSAPERIFLEVAPQRKACSHGVIKDYQCLQVREIRYAENGVKTHTGQWENFYSEIDGYKHEAGVSNVLRINRFKRQNMPADASSYAYVLDMVVSSAIVEKRK